ACTAGccataatgtttttattattatatttatttaatttattataatgttattattataaattaaatggtggaaaaaaaacaaatttttttCCCGAACAGCTCTCTTTCACaatgaagaggagaaggaggataAGGAGGGTAACGACAATGATGACGGGGACAATGACAGTGGCACAGACCACCTTAACACAGGAAAGACAGAAACCCTGCTTCAAAGATGTAAGCGACATGACAGAGGGACTTCTAATCTTCCTGACACATTCCAGTCGAGCCACCTGCTGTTCTATGAGAGGTTCAAGGCATACCAGGACTACATGCTTGGTAACCAGAGACCCACATTTGTCATTCCTGAATAATCAACTCTGATCTAAGTATCTAAGTTCTTTGTACATTTGTTCATATTTGTTCTGTTTGCCTGTAGGAGACTGTAAACCCTCGGAGGTGAAGACTTTTATTGCAGAGTACCTGGAGAAAGTGATGGAACCATGTGATTGGTTGGCTGTGTGGTCTACTGATGCCTTTGATGTTCTGGTGGAGGTAAAACGAAATGCAAATTAGAGTGATATTGCACAGACTATTTTCATTTGTATGTGTTGAGGCAACATTAGTAATAACTAAAACGTTTTTTATATCAACTGTCAAAACATTGCACTAACATTGGGAGTAGAGGATTATTTCTAACAGAAATGGATTAACCTTGTAAAGATAGTGAAATCATCCCAAATTTAAATAGAAAGTCTCCAgaaaaaacagcttaaaatcAACGAAAAATGTTTAGCAGATATCAATAATGAATACTGTTGTGCTTTCAAGTTGTAGGAATCACTGTGCAACACATTATCTAAGTGCAACCCCTAAGCTGTCTCTGTGACAGTTCTCTTCAGAAGACTTACATTTTATTAACACTCCAAGTTTGGAATTGTACactataattaaataataactTATGGTAATGTTATGTTGCAGGTATGACTTTTCTGTTTGAACGTATGGGTTGTTTGCTGCCACTAGAGTGCAAACATGCATGTATATATACAAAATGGCAATTCACTAGCTCATATTGAACCATGGACTGTGGATGTACTGAATGGTTTGAAATTATATATTGTATCCCtaacacacaaactgtttgGTTGAGCCTGTATCTAGTGTACAGCTGTTGTTGATTGGCAGTGTTAGTACTGAACAGCCATTGGTCATTTCAGGTGCGAGATATTGACCTGAAGGATCTGAAGGCCTGTGTTAGACTTGGGCTGCCTCTGCAGTGTGACACCAAAGGTTGTGAAATCACTGAAGAGTCTATGAAATTTCTTCTGGTGGCTACTCAGCACAAAGTGCCTCTTCAAGAGCTGGAGGTTGTCTATGAGGAATCTGGGGACTTTGATCAGACTGCTCTGGCTCTGGAACACCTCAGGTAGGACCCGTACTTGGACTTTACATCAGAATTGAGGAATATGTTAAAATTGTGCCGTACAATAAATAGAATGGGATGGGGAAATGTTGTAATATTGCAATGTTGGACATTGTGGCATTGCTCACATTGTGAACATGTAAAGGACCAGCAAAAGTTCATTAGCAGCCTCATAATAGTAGTCTGCATATCTCAaaactcataataataatcacaatcATAATCACCAGGGTTTCCCACACATAGACCAATTTATGGCGGGCCGCCACATAATCAACGCCCGCCACCACaattgtttcatgttttttttcgtCAGTGCGATTTTATAATACAGCTATCCTTCCGTTCATTCAACTCCGCAACTTTCTCTTCCTCGTTTACACACACgcgtacacacaaacacacatgcatgcacacacactgacagcagctgatccaCCCGCTCCTCCTCTCAACGTGCAATGCCTGACACCTATagactgttgaaggaaaacctCGAAACAGCGgatatttgcacagagaagaTGGTCAACGTTATTGATAATGAACATCACACACCCTAATTCAGTGTacacagagctggtaacgcagcaaaccaTTAGGCGGTTTAAGGTGAAATGCGGTTACAGTTGAGATAAACTATGCCCAGTCACATAAAgaataataacaccaaaagctgttttatttagtTAGCTGCCTTGTTGTGCCTTTAGTccttccatatatctgattatttatgttattaatgtatttatgtggttaccgtattttccggactacaagtcgcactttttttcatgctttggctgggtatgcgacttatactcaggtgtgacttaaatataaaaaatatacaattagttagccttgtgtacTGACCTTCCATTAcagatataatggcagctgttctgtccctctcctgacggttctcttccacctccagcttgtccacactttgagcaTAGGTGATgcgcacgttcatggaacaTGTGCTTGCAGCTAAGCCTCAgttgataggtcgctaattccagacagctattaGTGCActgtagtctgccttttactcatttacaggatatttataggaatttTTGTGCAGTGAAGCTATTTATTTCTCcgtgtgaggacttgttgaaatgcgtttctcactctcaatgccctgcagccgtacCACTTAAGAGGGATTCAAGATCCAACGTTACGCTAAAAATGTAGTGATTTAcactggcccgctggtgcgactaatactcCGGTGCaactttattagggcccgagcaccgaatggtgcaagagccctattgaaacccttaggattattattagggcccgagcaccgaatggtgcaagagccctattgaaacccttaggattattatttttcatttttttttttcttccttcccccccttagatcgcatttttgggggccttaacatgcccaaaaactcaccaaacttggtagaaaaattcattcgcccgaaaaattttgaaatttgctgacgtttgaaacgcacataggaaaatgactctatacacaggattatgaaaattagcacacatatgtatcacctcaagacgcacaaaaaagtctcttggaccccccctccaaacccaacaggaagtccgccattttaccttttgtggccatttttggcgatgtgtgaccctgctgccaaacttttcacgcctcgcatacgtcatcggattgagctgaaattcgccgtgtccactcaggacaccatagggaatagacgcattccaaaactcttacaaaagtctgacggtgtggccggggcgtggcctcaaagtttgaccatttcagaggaaacaggaagtctctataacttcttcgttttctgtccgatctgtacgaaatgtcacatgtatgatcagagtctgaccctgaacacatctatacaacaatattgaggctttgacagagcgccacctactggctacacaaaatgttgtgttttcataggtttttctgcctgcccccctggcctgttttgagtagggtcatgaaaattggcacacatgtgtatcaccccaagatgcacaaaaaagtctcttggaccccccctccaaacccaacaggaagtccaccattttgaaatttctgttaatttttggcaatttgtgaccctgctacaaaacttttcacgcctcgcatacttcatccaattgagctaaaactcactgtgtcaactcaggacaccttagggaatagacgcattccaaaactcttacaaaagtattacggtgtggtgggggcgtggcctcaaagttgaccattcgccattacaaaggaactccctgtattttttgccctaacgcgtagcccctctggccagtttgacacaggatcatgaaaattggcacacatgtgtatcaccccaagacgcacaaaaaagtctcttggacccccccctccaaacccaacaggaagtccgccattttgacttttgtggccattttttgcctatttgtgacgaccctgcttcaaaacttttcatgcctcacaaacttcatgcaattgagctgaaattcactgtgtccactcaggacaccatagggaatagacgcattccaaaactctttcaaaagtataaccgtgtggcaggggagtggcctcaaagttgcagctttaattagcttttaatctcagtgaaactgagggaaatttagGCACATGAAAATCGCTTATCATAATAATCGGTAATCGATCAATAAGGTAATTCAACTAATGATTAATAAATTAATCGATAAGTTGCCTTAGTCCGCACATAAATGCATGCAGacgtgtgtgcacacactcagACCAATGCAGATAGTGAGAGCTGTTGTATTGGTCACTACTTTTATCTCCCAGGACTGTTATAGAATTTTCAAAAACTTTTGGCTTGGGGTCCTTCACATGCGgcagcacaaaaaacacaggACTGCCTGTGGGTGTGCCTGACTTTGAAACATAACAGTCATTAAGCAAAAGATTAAATGTGCTTCAGAATTTAATTCTCAAGGGGGCAGTGtaaaatattcaaataaaattACAGAAATCCTGATGGGCTCTATATAATCAATATATTTGTTTGATCTCACTACCCTACTTAAGATGTTATCCTTTGGCCACATAATTAAACAGTCTGGTTGACATTATTCCCTCTCACTCAGgtttttttataaacacattTGGAGGCAGTgggatgaggaagatgaagatgatgacttTGACTACTTTGTTCGTTGTGTGGAACCTCGTTTGAGACTGTGAGTATACATGTTAATCTCTCATAAAATTGCATTGATAAGTGGTGGTTTAAGGGTGATGTTTcttatgttttgttttagctACTATGACATCCTAGAAGACAGAGTCCCAGCAGGTCTGGTGGTCGAGTATCAGTCTCTACTGGAGAACTGCTCCAAATGCTTCCAGCAGTTCTCTGTATTGCGCAGTGACCTTAGCTATGACTCAGACTCTGAGCTGGACAACATATCCATGGCAGAGGTTCTAAAGCTCTTTGACCAGTTGGAGATGTACAAACGCAAGCTACACATAATTGAGAACCCACTGTTGAGGTAGCATTTTTTGTCCTTCATTCTTCTTCACTTAAATAGTCTGCAGTCTGCACGATGTTTTCTTGGCCTTTTGAGTCTTTACATGTAATATGGACTTCAACTTCTCTACTATGTCCAGGTATGTGCTAGCCTACAAAGGCAGTGCAAGGCTGAAGCGTGTGCAGAGCCATGGGCCAAGAGCATCAGGTATGAAGGTTGTTCATGTGGTCACATCCTCCTGCAGCCCCATCCAACTCCAGTCCCTGCTCAGTGCTAGATTGATGCCTCTTTGCTCCTCTCAGGATACAGTGATCGAGGTCAGTACTACAAAATGCCACTGGAGACACAAACAAGGTCTGTTATCTCGTCACTATTTTGATGAACAAAGATTAGTGTTCAGAACAAAATGTAACGgagcagctttttttaaatcagccttGACCACAGTCACTTTCGCCAGGTACAATTATAAAATAGTATAAATAGTATTGGTCTaagctgtatgtatgtatatatgtatgtagaAACACAGTGCATAAGATGTGGCATGTGTTTAGTTCCACAGAGATCCTGTATCAGCTGTGGATTTGTGCTATCAGGGTGATGTGGTGATTCTTCTCCCAGGACGCTACATTGTCAGTAGCTCCATTGTCATACCTGACTCCATCACTATAGAAGGTGGGGAAAATACACAACTTTCTTCTATATTTTATAACACGTGGTGCCAATTGTGGCATTGAATAAAACTGAGCACAAGAACTAAAATTTCCAACATATAATTGTCTGTGTAATTCcatgtgtgtcatttaaaatgaCTTTAATGCTGAACACATGCAACTGTGtaacacatattttacatgttttacaTGTACTCAGTGTTGAATAACATGGCGTGGTCAGTTTTATGTTTGTACACTTTGTGTGCACCAACTCAGGTAACTTACATTTAGGGCCCTATAaaatccattttattttttcccgaATTccgtttttttccattttaattttggGGAAATCTGTTTTTTACAGTATAGTTTTTGGGAATCCCAATTTATGACCTCATTTTACTAcctaaaatgttgtgtttttaatgtaaatgactAAATTGAATAGAAACTAACTTAAATTTATTGGGGTGACAACACATTTCCTCAATATATTTGCAGCAAGTGATGAAACTTTAGTTGACTTAttataaaacaaccaaacatttGAAACTTCTTCAAGGGGAACTTAAACAAGTTATTTCAGCTGTAGGAACAGTTAGTCCCTGTGAGCCGCCCTCTCTACAAGTTTCCCACCTACTCACCTCATCTGTGCAATATCTATTAATATGTTATATGttcttattttaattatttcgTATTATTATTGGTAGTTTTACTTTAtactatatatttttattttgtcctaCTTTTAATTCTACTGCATCTGGCCCACAAAAGTTGTTCGGGAACTGCTCAGCTCTGTAGGGGTGCAGAGTTTCACAGTTTTGTTTCGGTGACGAAGACAGAGTTGTATGCATGCTTACATTGTTTTGAAAGGGGAGGGCCACCATGATTAGCTTACCTCTATGCAGTTTTCCCCAGACACACGTTCCTCTTACAAACGAAAACAGCGCTACAGTCAAATTATGTCGAATTCCGCGATATTCTgctttaaccctcatgcactgttc
This portion of the Parambassis ranga chromosome 3, fParRan2.1, whole genome shotgun sequence genome encodes:
- the shcbp1 gene encoding SHC SH2 domain-binding protein 1 isoform X1, giving the protein MSELAAVDLDSAIKSELDTENGITEEGDHVSTVTQALFHNEEEKEDKEGNDNDDGDNDSGTDHLNTGKTETLLQRCKRHDRGTSNLPDTFQSSHLLFYERFKAYQDYMLGDCKPSEVKTFIAEYLEKVMEPCDWLAVWSTDAFDVLVEVRDIDLKDLKACVRLGLPLQCDTKGCEITEESMKFLLVATQHKVPLQELEVVYEESGDFDQTALALEHLRFFYKHIWRQWDEEDEDDDFDYFVRCVEPRLRLYYDILEDRVPAGLVVEYQSLLENCSKCFQQFSVLRSDLSYDSDSELDNISMAEVLKLFDQLEMYKRKLHIIENPLLRYVLAYKGSARLKRVQSHGPRASGMKVVHVVTSSCSPIQLQSLLSARLMPLCSSQDTVIEFHRDPVSAVDLCYQGDVVILLPGRYIVSSSIVIPDSITIEGFGFPDEVVIEKENKGDSFVESTGDDVRLSNIKFIQHDAIEGILCVRKGTLNMENCVLQCNATGVIVRTSARLTMNMCDLYGSKGAGVEIYPGSVCSLVGNGIHHCKDGILIKDFADELDVMPSITMENNVIHNNEGYGVILVKPNTAEYSKPADKNEGGIAAHTAEDMQGPEASLISSTATLTSSKLKCPQPKSGGDSTDSNMAAFTTRKWQFSHQLSKNKGLSCSQAVQDLMDNQIFVSIQGNQFRRNGMGDFGTFLY
- the shcbp1 gene encoding SHC SH2 domain-binding protein 1 isoform X2, translating into MSELAAVDLDSAIKSELDTENGITEEGDHVSTVTQALFHNEEEKEDKEGNDNDDGDNDSGTDHLNTGKTETLLQRCKRHDRGTSNLPDTFQSSHLLFYERFKAYQDYMLGDCKPSEVKTFIAEYLEKVMEPCDWLAVWSTDAFDVLVEVRDIDLKDLKACVRLGLPLQCDTKGCEITEESMKFLLVATQHKVPLQELEVVYEESGDFDQTALALEHLRFFYKHIWRQWDEEDEDDDFDYFVRCVEPRLRLYYDILEDRVPAGLVVEYQSLLENCSKCFQQFSVLRSDLSYDSDSELDNISMAEVLKLFDQLEMYKRKLHIIENPLLRYVLAYKGSARLKRVQSHGPRASGMKVVHVVTSSCSPIQLQSLLSARLMPLCSSQDTVIEFHRDPVSAVDLCYQGDVVILLPGRYIVSSSIVIPDSITIEGFGFPDEVVIEKENKGDSFVESTGDDVRLSNIKFIQHDAIEGILCVRKGTLNMENCVLQCNATGVIVRTSARLTMNMCDLYGSKGAGVEIYPGSVCSLVGNGIHHCKDGILIKLLRIFRDIPNFLSLLKKYRSCSAFFTAS